A region from the Bactrocera dorsalis isolate Fly_Bdor chromosome 1, ASM2337382v1, whole genome shotgun sequence genome encodes:
- the LOC105223093 gene encoding uncharacterized protein LOC105223093, translating to MQSTILASVLVILLAVQQGAAIKCYVCNSHKDANCALDIPPEHLLKDCEEDYSTRGKGIPTYCRKISQIIEFSVNNLPPDSRVIRSCGFLNQTSTNYCYQRAGFGGRQVVCSCDKDNCNGAGALNLSLGVMFAAAAASGWAVLSLLKRSLV from the exons aTGCAGTCAACAATCCTCGCTAGCGTTTTGGTGATTCTATTGGCCGTACAGCAGG GTGCCGCCATCAAATGTTACGTATGCAACAGTCACAAGGATGCCAATTGCGCACTGGACATACCGCCAGAACACTTACTCAAGGACTGCGAAGAGGATTATTCGACACGCGGCAAAGGTATACCGACCTACTGTCGCAAAATCTCGCAAATCATTGAATTCTCAGTAAATAACT TACCACCAGACAGTCGCGTCATACGCTCTTGCGGTTTTCTGAATCAAACATCGACCAATTACTGTTACCAGCGCGCCGGCTTTGGTGGTCGCCAAGTGGTCTGCTCCTGTGACAAGGACAATTGTAACGGTGCTGGTGCGCTCAACCTGTCCTTGGGTGTGATGTTCGCCGCTGCTGCCGCCAGCGGCTGGGCTGTGCTATCACTGCTGAAACGTTCATTGGTTTAA
- the LOC105223092 gene encoding guanine nucleotide exchange factor MSS4 homolog: MTDEAQIPEQILNNKNKHSVRCNYCYSLILKPQFGEYVEHEFEMPLMQQKHRKDTEIIETEVLKNFWCIDDIFTFENIGFSNTVDNRKFLICADCEMGPVGYHEIANKKCYIALKRVRHGSEPDAVMEPVTDEEENDV, encoded by the exons ATGACGGATGAGGCACAAATTCcagaacaaatattaaataataaaaataaacacagtGTACGATGTAATTATTGCTATTCATTGATACTGAAACCACAATTCGGAGAGTATGTAGAGCATGAG TTCGAAATGCCGCTAATGCAGCAAAAACATCGGAAAGACACTGAAATTATTGAAACGGAAGTACTCAAAAACTTCTGGTGTATTGATGATATATTCACCTTCGAGAATATTGGCTTCTCCAATACTGTGGATAACCGTAAATTCTTGATATGTGCCGACTGTGAGATGGGACCGGTGGGTTATCAcgaaatagcaaataaaaaatgttatatagcACTGAAACGTGTTAGACATGGCAGTGAACCAGACGCCGTAATGGAGCCAGTAACTGATGAGGAAGAGAATGATGTATAG